The DNA segment cccgtgcgccacaactactgagcctgcgctccagaacccacgctccgcaacaagagaagccaccacaatgagaagcctgcacactgcaacgaagagtagcccccgctcaccgcaactagagaaagcccgcatgcagtaacgaagacccaatgcagccaaaaataaaataaattaaataaattaaaaaaaaaaaaaaatagaagtaaaaatcTGCTTTATAGCCAATTTACCAAGAACTTTAATAACCAGTCTAATCaccaattaagaataagaaatcaGAGCAACATTTTATACAAAATCCCTGTTGGGTAGTTATTAggttgatgaaataaaattaaaacccagAACTCCACTTATCTTAAGtgcaagaggaaggaagaaaaatgagtgGCTATTATATACCAGACCTCAAAACCTTACTTCTTAGGGATTATGATTTGACCTTAGATCAATCAGTATTCCCACTTTATTTAGATACTTTGTCTAGATACAATCAGTATTAAGgttacttcatttttctttaaatttactcACTTTTAAATTTAGTCTCATCCCAAGTAATTCTTAAAATAACTCTCTGAAGTGTTAATTATGTATTTCCAACATATGGTAAAATAATACATAACCACTAAAATTCTAAATGTTCACCCTACATCTAAAATCATCTCTCATACCATCAGCAGTATTAACATGGTGAGTGATCTGCCTACACCTTAAAACAAATGATTCAAAGGTACTATTACAATGTGAATAACTGAAAAAGTGTCCATGTTTCACAATATGtaaaaaaatcctgaaattcaATACATGGATTTACCACATTTTATTACCAGTAGTCagtggggaaaacaaaaaaaaggcttCGGATAGCTacttctgttttttctgtttcttagttCGTCCACTTTTCttctgtcctttctttttcttcttcatgacAACAGCTTTTTCTCCGATAAACAAACTTTTagaatgttgtgcattttttgAAGTAAAATTAAGTCCCTGCTTAGGTTTACTGACATTCTTCAAACTAggatttgaattttgttttaatttttctttatggaCACAACGCATGACTCTGAGTTTTCTTCCCATCAGTTCAGAGTTATTTAATTTCAGAGCAAGATGAACATCATCTGTATTCtgcaataaaatcaaaatattaaattttcacCAGAAACTCACATGCAAAGAAACGAGTAAAATGGTGACTTTTCTGGATTAGAACAACTTTCAAGCTTGCATGTAGAAACCCCTCTCATTTCCACAGCCACGAAGTCCAATCCGAAATATTGAACTACAAGCAGCTGTTCTTCTAGTTTTAATCATGCTCCCTCTCATGAGTTTCTCCCCAGGAAGCGCTCAAGCTGCCCTGTCAAATAATCAGATAAGTCACAATCCAAGAGGCTTCATTTTTCTCAATGTAAAATGAAGTTTCAATTAACGAGGTCAGTCCTATAGTGTCTTTTAAACCAATAAACCTCCTCTTCACAAGGCTCTTCCTGAAAAAGCCCTGCTGTATTAGTTGATTTGAGAGCAGAGAACTCTCTATTACAGTCCTTGAGATGTTGGACTACATGCCTTGTAGGGTTCCCTTTAGGTCCAAAattctattattcttttattctaatAGAGAGCCACTAAATGCTAACCACCCTGAATATTCATGACATGTCTGTTAAAGGACTTTACAAACTTATCAATAGTCAGAAGACAGAGCAGAGAAACAGTGAGATAACTACATCACAGTCATGATGGCAGGCTGTGACATTTCTTCAAAGCCGTCTGGTCATACATACTAAGAGCCTTAAAGATGGTCAGACGTCTTGACCTGGTTAGTGGTAACCCATTGGGGAGCTTTCCTAAAGAAGTAATCCAAAACTGGAGGCaaacatttgaaggaaaaaacATAACCACTCTGATCTCATtactagagaaaaagagagaacactgCAAACATGCAACATTTGGGACACACTAGGGAAAAGACAGTATACACGCTCAGTGGAACATACTTACACGACAGAAAACAACATAAAGCAGATTGCAGAATCTTATGTTCACAAATATTAAGCTTGACCATAAAAAAGGCGGCGCAGGTAAAAACTGAAAGGAAGTACACGGATGGGCTGTTGTGaagggaagaaaacataagggcCGTAGGGCCACATGTGTATTCTAATAATTTTAGGCATGAGACACTGGCTAATATTTAGTGAACTAAATATAACCAATTTTGTACAGACTAACATTCTCTTCTACCTGAGTGAACGATCAGttcttctctccattttacagaaggtgGAGATTCAGAGATTTAATACCTTTACTATCCAGTATCTAAAACattatttaataacattaatGTGGAGAAATAACTAGAACATCTCTTGGTTGGATGCAATTATAGGAACAGGAGTCTGCTATACTGTGGCGGGTTATGAATGTAGTTTTCTTAAGGTGGAATTTTGAGGGTGACAGTTACGTCTGAAGGACGGGACAGCGGTGACAGCCTCTCCGGGCACACTTCACGGACAGTGACTATACATCAGCCTCCCTACCTCAAAGAGCACGTAGCCGAAGCCTCTGCTGGCTCCTGTAACCGGATCCCGCACAACCCTTACAGCCACAGTGTTCCCACAGTCCAGAAAGTGCTTCTCAACTGCAGATTCTTCAGCTTCTAAATAAAGACAGATTCAACCCCAGTGGAAGTGAGGACTTGGAATCACCTTAGGAAGCTGGCGATGTTTCCTAATATACCAAGGGTAAGCATAGCCTCAAGGTAATTAGTCAAGTTACACCCCGCACTTCTTAAAGGTAGTCTTAAAGGGAAACATTATGTTACCAACTCAGATGTTATTTGCATTACTTCAGTGATAAACAGGTACTTCATTTGTTTAAACAAACTTACTGTATGGGAGATTCCCCACAAATACAGATCTCTTGTCCCTCTGAAACACAAAGAGGGTTAATAAAAATCACCCATGGAGCAGAAAGCGTAAGTCACCCTAAAGTCCACCCTTGCCCTCACCCCGCACATCCAACGGGGCTCCATCTCCTGATTTCCCCGCCCTCCCGGCCCCTGTTTGATGCCATTTCTTCCGCCTTCCCCGCCTTCCCCGCTGGAGTGTGAGCGAGCCCCGGAGCAGGAAGTGCTTCTGTTCGCAGCTGGCACTGACCCACGGCAGTGCTCAAGGAAGGCCTGCTCTACCAGGGGTgggcaaactttttctggaaagggccagaaagcaaatattttaggctttgtgggccacgtGGTTTCTGCTGTACCTACTTGCCTCTACTGTTTCAGCAAAATAACACATAACTAGTGGGTGTCATTGGGTGACAGTGACGCTTTATTAACAGAAACGGGCCGCAAACAGATTGGGCCCTCAGGCCAGTTTGCGGACCCCGTGCCAGGTCCACAATCAAAGCCAGGGCTGTCAGCCAGGCCTCTGTCATTTCTCAACGAGTCACCCTGACACCGACAGTAACGCACTCTGTTTCTGCGGTGAGTTCTTGCAACTCACGCTTCATCCGTTTCGAGAGACCTTGAGGAACAGCTTTGGACAAAACCCAGACTCCTCCCCATGGCAGGCCAGGGTCTTCAAGACTGGCCTCCACCTACTTCTCCAACAGCTACTCTTACCCTGCCCCTCCTCACGCTCCAGCCACTAGTAACCACATCAGGCTCTCGCCACTCCCTCCGCAAATTAGGTTTTGGCCCCCACCATTCACACTGTTCAACATGTTTCTGCCTGGATAACAGACTTATCTTGCAAGACTGACAGAACACCTGTTCTCCTGGAGACCCTCCTTGGCCCCTTCTTGCTGGCAACCCCCCAAATCAAGTGCTCCATTCCTGAGCTGACAAAGCATCCTGTGCGTTTACTACAGTATTTATCATAAAACCGTCTGCTCTTCTTTACCTTTATCCTGTGAACTCCTAGAGAACTGAGACTGTATCTCAGCACCGAATGCCTGACACAGAGGACGGACTCAAAAACTGTTTAATGACTGATTTAACTTTAGACCTCAGTCTGTAAATTCAGGTGCTGGCCCCGATGCCCTCTATCGTAACTTCTGGCCTCTCTAGGACTACCAGATCTAACGTAGGGGTGGGAACCACTTTCTTGAAGCCGATGCTGACTTAGAGGGCATTAGCTGAGACCACAGAGGGCAAAGGCTGTCTCCTCTGTGCTTCCCGCATGCTCCCTGCTGACCCCACTGCTCTCCCAGCACAAGCTCAGAGGAACTACTCACAGATGAGGTCTCAGATGCAAGATCCACTCTAACACGAAATCCATCTGCAATTTGGGCCCCATTTCTGGTATAAATACGAAGGGAAAATTGTTGTTAAAAGCAAGTGCTGAGTTCCTGGGATATTTGCTCTGAAGTGAAACCAAAGAATAAAAGCATGGACTCATACACACTTAAATTACAATAATTCTGTCCAAACCTCAAAGAGGTGAAATTACCTTTCCAGTGCTTTTGTAGCAGCACTCTCGTCCTTAAACACAACATAAGCGTTAATATTTTTCTGATCAGGATGAATTTTACgtctagaccaaaaaaaaaaaaaaagaaaagaagaaaaaaaagacaatgtaaaATTTGTTCATCTCAAAGTCACTGAAATAAATATAGCTTGTTTTCCACTCTCAACACATATAACAATAATTTCTGGGGGGAGTTTCatctcttttaataaatatttagtaataactcaaaaaaataacacacaactTACACAGATATGGGCTGATACACATGGCCCAGGCCTCCTTACCAGTCATCACTGAGAGAGACCAGCAGGCGCCCCCGGGCAACCCACCACGCTACAACTACTGGGCAGGCCAAACAGTTCGTTCAAGTGACACCTTACGGGAAAActcgaatgaaccttttggccaacccaacatcaCCTTAGCTGCAGCTCTGTATCTAAGGCACACACAGATGGGAAAGACAacgctctttttcctttttactgtaaaataaaaactacacagaCATGTACAGCTTAGGGAATTATAGGAACCACTTCCCTGCGTGTCTATGTGGTTTTATCACCCAAGTGTCTACTCCTAGACATACTTTGGTCTTGTCCAGTTTTCAACTTGAAACGTCTGGCTCCTGTTTAATCTGTAGGTTTCCCCATTTATCTCTCCATCTTATAGTGTGACCTATATAATTTCCCCGGAAAAACCTGGCCAGCCATAGCAACCATGAGGCACCTCTGATTTTAAgatgcattttgatttttaaaatgttaaggtaTGGGAAATGTCGCcttagaattgatgaaatatgATACTTATGATTTACAATAGAATTTTTAGGTGCAAAACTTTCTTATTCTCTTCAAACACTATGCCTGATTAAACGTCCTTGAAATTTCTCATATCTCATGGcacattttaagttattttgcaATTCTTATCCTTGACTCTACAATTTACGTTGAGGCTTGAAGACGAACATCTGACAAATTTATATGTTATTACAGacataagaaaacaataaaacatgatGTTTTATCCAAATATAAACATCTATGAGGTTAAGAAATGATCTCAATTTTAACCAAAATGGAAGAGAATTTATGACTACTCCCTTTCTCTAATTATAAACTTACTTTATTGCTGCCAACTTTTTGGACAAAATTCCCTCCGCTGGAatcttttaagaggaaaaaaaaaaggattaaagaaaaatcattgtttgaaatattatttcaaaataactatattttaattaattgaattCTAAATATCTAAGTCTGATATGATGTGATTAAAAACATTCTAAGGAAACACTGAATCAGAAACAACTGTCCTAATGTTGTATGAACAGGACCTGGTGGCTGAGGACAAACATTTCCAATGATAGTGCCACATTCAGATTTCACAGGCAGTGACTCTCAAACCAGGCGGAAGTTACAAATGACTTGAAGGGGTCTCTGGTCGTAAGCGCACAATGATGTTGAAGACACACATGAAGAGTGTTAAGGAAAACTGTTTTATAAAATCAGCATGGAAAAAAGGGACACTTCTAAATTAATATTGTGTATGCTATATGATTTTAAATATGTCTAACTAAGTTGATAAATAATATAAGAAGATACTACTTCAGTATCTGTAATTGGACAAATAAGGGAATCTCCTTTATATTCAGAGTCACGTTACTGTCAGTCATATAAGGGTCATACCTAAGAGTGAAGGGGGCAGGTAGGGAAAACTTTACAGAGAGGTGGAAATTCAAGTCAGCAACTGTGACTGTCAGCAATGTGTGGCAAATACCACCAGGTACAGAGAACACAAAGGTAAAAGGATACAGACTGCAAGTTCACAAGTCCAGGGGTGTCTATAAATGCCAACCCCATTTAGGGCAGTTACTATAAATCTCCTCTggaagacttttttcttttagtcattCAATAGTTTATATAGTAAAACTAAGAAACTTGAACTATTTCTTCTCAGTCTGTCCTGCTCAAACTAACATACGGTCAAACTCTCAAAATATAGACAGGAAAACAGTACGACACATGAGAAATGCCCACGTGAGTAACTGACATGGGAATGCTGGTCATCAAAACACATCTATTGGATGCCTTCTAGGAGCTCTCAAGGACCTGTGTTCTGTTATTAAAGATACGAATTAATAAATATAAGGCAATGAAGTACAAAAAgtatatacagtgaaatactactcagccataagaaagaaggaaatcttgccatttgcgacaacatggatagatgctgagggtattatgctaagtgaagtaagtcaacgACAGAtgctgtatgatgtcacttatatgtgcaatcaaaaaaaacacaacagggaattccctggcggtccagtggttaggactccgagctctcacCGCCGAgcgcctgggttcgatccctggtcggggaactaagaccccgcaagcggcgcagccaaaaagaaacaaacaaaacaaaactcagagatacggagaacagactggtggttaccagaggagaagggggttgaaagtgggtgaaatgggtgaagggggtcaactgCATGGTAAACAAAGACTGAACTGTTatgttgaacacctgaaactaacataatgttatataccaatctgacgtcaattaaaaaaaaaaacaaatgaactgagCAAAAGGACAAGGGTGGGAAAGCGTAAGCATGTGATCGGCAATGAGGGCAGCTCCCGGGTTGCAGGACAGTCCCACGTAGAAGAACGCAGGGCCCCAGGGCCACTCTGTGCAGGCTGTCAGGTAAAGAACCAAGGACACCGACAGCGAGAAAAACGAAAAGCGTCTAGGGAACGCCATACATATTTGATGTGCACCAGGCGCAGGTGCTAGTGACCCAAGGAGGAGCCACGCAGACAGGGTGTTTGTAGTCACAGCCCACAGTCTGGTGGGACAGGAGCAGCGTTAACAGTGAGAGCGCGGTGTCGTAAGGACTACAGTGAAGTACGAGGTGCTGGAGGGCGCACAGCAGGGTCACCTGACATACCGATAATCCAGGGACAGGGAAGAATCAGGGCAGGCCCCCCAGAGGGAACTTCAGGCCAAGGCAGGGGTGGCGGTGTGTATAATATTCatgggaggggaggtggaggggaggaatTCTGGGCAGGAGGTCAGGAGGAAGTGCTTTAGGAAGACTAAGCTGACGGTGGTGCGATGGATGCACCTGAGGCGGATCGAAAGCAGGACCCGTAAAAGGCCTCTGCAACCCTTCTGCAAGAGCTAGTGAACACTCAGGTGGGAcgatggaaaaagaaaggaatgactCCTCTTGGGAAGAAACCACAGCTGAAAAACAGGCACTAAACATCACAGAAAATCAGCAGGTGGCATAGGCTGGGGTGCGGGACTGACGGAGGTAAAGCACAGACGTGCTGAAAATGGGCAGGACACCCAAGTGGATGTGTCAGGCAAGGATCTGGTATGAGGAAACGGGACTCAGAAGGGCACACAAAATACACACGTGATAAGCGTGAGGAACAAACACCATGATAGGAATTATGGAGACTGCACCAAAACCTTGGGAAATGTCTACTTTCAGAGAAGTGGGCGGTTTTGCCCGCTGGGGACACGTAGCAACGTCTGGGAATATATCTGGCTGTtacagctggggtggggaggaggctaCCAGCACCTAGCAGGCGGAGGCTGGGGACCCTACATCGCACAGGGCAGCCCCCAACAGCTAAGAACTAACCAGCACCAAATGTCAACAGtatcaaggttgagaaaccccatTTTAGACAATCACGTTGAGAAAGAGCAGTTGGAAACAAGGAACAAACATCTCCTATACTATATTCATAcatattaattacattaaaacACATATGAATGATGCTTATTCATGCGCCAAGGAACATGGCTATAACTGGTCTACAGAGTGCTCAGTTGGTGAAATCAGATACCATTTATTTCCATAAAGTTTTAACATTAAATTGATTAAAACATACTTTATCTTTCTATGTCAGAGCGTAAGTACTGCTCTGCAGCGTCATGCAAACCCCTCATATGAACACCTATGATTCCAGAAATGCTACTCAACAGGTGTGAACGTTTCCACCTACTCAATTGACACACAAACAAAAGTCACCCATCCACCCTCCAAAGTACACTTAGTAAGGACAGCATTTTACTGTTTGAACTCATTAAATTAGCTAACAAAGTCCAAGAGTCAGCAATCGATACTAAGTGTGATTCTTCTTTGGGGCTAGATTTGAGCCTGTTGATTCTAAAGGTTAAAGTCAAGGGCTCCTCCATCTCACTAAAACCAACACATGAATAAGTCGGATTTAAATGCAAAACATTTTAAGATTATGCAATTTTAAGGGGGCAGAACACATACCAGAGAACGAAATCGTACAGATTCTATCTGTCCgtactctttaaaaaatgacttcagcttctaaaataaaaaaaacatatatatatatatacacacacatatatatatatatatttcagtccACTTTCAGAACATCAAATAAATACCACAAAAAGGAATTAAGTAAAACGGTCTGATAATCTTTTCCTGCCATGTTTTCAGACTATTTCAGGAAAACTAGGTAACTATTCAGTTAGAAGACAAAAAACTTTTACTGAAacttatataaaaagaaaacacaattcaAGTTCATGTTAGTATCTATAAGGTAcacaacattttttctttcaatcttttATAATCTTTACTACAGGTAAACTAAGATTATATATTCCATAAATTCTCTCATCTTTTCACACTGGCTTATTTAAACCAGAAATGGATTTTAAGGATCCttatgtcaccatgggaaattccCCAACTGTCTGGAATTAAGACCATCAGATTGAAGAAAAGTCTTAGGATGAATTTTATACATTATTCTTATGACTGGCTCAGGATGTGAAGAATGTATATGTTTTACAGCTTGCACAATAATTTCTATAAGCAATTTTAATCCAAAAATAACTTATTAAATGTGTAAAGCACCACAAACACTCCCTTCCCTTGAGGAAGATAAGTAACCAAAACTATGCTAGAAAGTAAAATGGGTTATGTTCTACAAAATAATCACACATCAAATGCTAGGGGACAAAAGGGcaagggggaaagggaaaaaCCAGGAAGTAACTTTCTagtactgttttgtttttaagaaagtgGAATTGAAATTGTTCTTCAAAAGATAAGCAGGATTTTGACCGAAGGGATTGCCACCAGGGTGACTATCACGTAAACACACAGAAAGTAAAGGGCACGTCTTGGTTTAGTGAACCCCACATAACGGAAGAAACTTAGGATGTATGCATTCATTTACATGACAAATATTCAACAAGCCTCTACTACCCACCAGGCACTGTTTCAAGTGCTAGGGATAGAGCAGTGAAGAAAAGAGGTAAACATCCCTGCACGTATGGCGCTTCCGTTCTAGTGGCATGTAAGAGACgacagagctggaggaaaaaACCAGATAGGAGACCACTGCAGTAGTTCAGACAAGATTTGCAAAAGCCTGAATTAGGGCAGTGACTTCGGCAATGGAAAGGAGCAGGGGGATACTGGAATCAATCTACAGAATGATATATGTAGTCATTTATAATGAAGTTATATATTAATGACTTATTTAATAAAGTGACAGTAAACAAAATCATGAATTACTAATTTCTCTGCATGTTAACAGTATACAGACTACACACTCACCTTCTTATTACAGGTGACAGGCAAATTCCCAACAAACACAGTTCTCTCATTCTTTAATCTCTCTTCTTGGTTggtttgaattttctttctttgatttacaACTGTCTGATCTACATCATCAAGTACTTCTTTATCGGCAATTTTAACACCAGATtgagaatttttccttttcttcccttgtttctGGTGAATTTCTTCTTCTAAATCAGCACTTGCTaaagcattttctctttttaagttaaaaaaaaaaaaaagtcatggaagTCAGGTCTAGTATTTGACAAAGCACATTGATTAGAAACACTTCCCATCTACTTCTGGCCTTCCTACATATCAACTTACCattcacaaatacatctacatttaAACAGCATTATCAAAAAGTGACTGGTATCTTTAGGAAACTCAAGAGTTAGAAAAAGTTAAGGTCAGTTTCTGAAGATAGGTTAAAACTGCCAGGTAATAAGCAGAGCAACAAAAGTTCATTTAAACAGAAGTTGGCTCACTTAAAGCTCTTGGGGATTTAGTTTACACTCTACCAATGCCAAATTCTATTCTCTACTCTAGAATTCTAGGGTTACTGCAGCACTCCCAGGGGGTCTATGAAGATTACTATACCAGCAAAGTACTTAACTTTGTAAAAGCAATCTGGCAAAGAGGAGAAATCAGATTTCCTACTGCAATATTTATAGGACTGCTTGTCAAAAGTAAATTCCGCCAATATTGTAAAGTACTGGTGCACTTGGGTAAGTGCACCAGtccaaaaagagaaatgaacaggAACTTAGGAGTGAGGGGAGAGAATGGGTAGTAGGAGTCataaaactcattcattcattcattcaataaatatttactactcAGTTCTAGCctctggggatacaaagataaaaGAGACTTTTAGAGGCCTTGCAGTAGTCCAGTCTCTGGAGCGATAGGCAAGGTTCACCATAAAATGGTAACATGTATAATACATGGTGTAGAAacataaaagaaacaagaaaggctCTCAGAGGAGGAAAGGCAGTGTATAGCACATAGTCAGTCCTCAGTAAATGTTGACCGTTTCATCCCTCCGCTAGACCACAAGCTCCAGTAAGGAGAGGGTCAATGTCTAGTTTTTTGTTCACTATGGTATATAAAGTACCTAGTAGGAGTGAAAGGAAATGAGACAGTATGTCAAGGACCATGCCTGTTATGCAAAAGTGCTTAGATTTTTATCCCACAGAGGATGGGGAGCCCCTGAAGACTCTGAAAGTGCCTAAAAGAGATCATTTGGGCAGCAGAGCAGAAGACAATTATGAAAGGGACAAGGCTGGATAAGGGAGACCAGTAAGGAGACAGTTACAACTGCAGGCATCTCAGAAGACAACAGACCCACCAGAGCAAGGGAGAGGGTGGAAAGGGGAAGCAGATTAAAAGACAGCATCATTAGGACTTGGCAAGTGATTAGATATGCAGGGAAAAGAAAGAGTCTAAGATGACTCCCAAGTCACAGGCTCAGGCAACAGGAAGGCTGATGGTACCACTCATGCAGAGGAACAGGTTTGATGAGGATAATGAGCTCGGTCTGAAGCATCCTGAACTTGAGGTGTATATGAACACAGAGCTAGAGATGCCAGTAGACAAACAGATATACAGGTTTATAGATCAAGAAGGAGAAATGAGAATGGTGGAGCCACGAGGACTGGGAGACTGCCCAGAATGAaggttgtgaaaaaggtcatgagaAGATGACCAAGAACAGAATCCCGAGGGAAATCAACATTTAAGGAACAGTCAGAAGGAAAGTGCCCACAAAACCACTGAGAAGGAGCAGAAAGACAAGAGGAGAATGAGAAGAGACTGCTATCAAAGAATCCAACAGCTTCGAGAAGAAAAGCAACCATGTGACATGTAAAAGCGAGGACTCAGACAAAGGCTGTACTGCCTACTAAATATGGCACCTAGGTCAGGATGGCTTCCCTGAGCACTGTTTCAGAAGTATGGTCATatcacataaaaacaaacacaacaaacaaacaaccagagTGCAAGTTCGTGGAAGAGAAAACAGatcaagaaaaggaagagagcgcAAGTATAGACATCTTTTTCTAAAAGCTTGATGATGAAGGGAAGGTTTGAGGGGATGGAGCAAACAGGGACACATGACTGCAGATGGGGTTTTGCTGGATTTCTTTTCTGAAGATGAGAATCTTGAGAGGACAGATCAAagatacaggaaagaaaaaaaaaaggatctatctatctatctatctatctgatgACATAAACCCTAAGGAGGCAGAAGAggtatgtggtacatataaacagCACAGGTGACTGAATTAATCTTGGACGAGGAGGAAGACACCCTTCTCTGAAaggggaagaaattaaagatgtgcATAGTTACAGGCAGTAAGAGAACCAGAAGTAGTAGCTCACAACtgttagcaattaaaaaaaataactctcaggggaattccctggctgtccagtggttaggattccaggctttcactgtcgggggcccaggttcaatccctggtcagggaactaagatcccgcaagctccctggtgcagccaaaaaaaaaaaaaaattctcagaataGGTAACAAGATCACCTGCCAAGACAGAAAAGAGAGATAAAGGGCATGAAGACAGTGGCCTGACAGGCTGAGGAAAGTTAACGAGGAACCTATAATGGTACTGCTATATGGATCTCAATTCaaataaactgttttttaaaaaaaattaaactaatggGGGAAATTTGATCTCTGACTGAATAAGTTTAAGAAAACCAAACTCATCTTTTCCatacatgctgaaatatttatagatgaaaCCTAAGTCTTAGGTTTGCTTCCAAATAATGAGGGGGAAATGAATAGGGTAAAGATGAAACAAGATTTGCCAAGTATTAATAACTGCTGATGCTGGGTACATGGGGTTCCTTATCCTTTTCAACTTTTCAATATGTATGTgactttccataataaaaattttaaaattataactatgaagtgagaaaaaaaattaaaatgaacattaGTGGTATAAGAATGTTAATTTCTTTACCATCTAATTTCTTTAACATCAACTAGGAGAGAAATTTTACCAACCTGTTTGCCAACTTTCGGTCTGCATCAGTaagtttcttcttcagtttcatttttttcgcAGGTTCTTGCAAAAGCGGTCTTTGGATTTGGGATGAActttcttcctcctcatcccgtttcctttttttggtggtttccttttaaaagtttgaaGGTATGTTTCAGACCTCATCCTTCTTAATAATTTAGTGGTCTTTCTAAAGTAGCATCTTTTCTCTCTCACTGGTATGTCCAATAATGAAAGGTTACTTAAAATTGATCCTTATCTGCCCCACTTTAGAAAGCATGCCCGGCAAGGTAGCTTGCTTCTAAAGTTGTTCTGATGGGCCATTCGGGGTAGAACGCAGTGACTTACTTCAGGCACAGGCACATACATGGGTTGAAGCTGAGGCTCCAAAGAGCCGAAGAGGGAAGCCAGCCGACCCGTGCTGCCTCTGGAGGGCCGCCTGCCGTGGAATAAACTACTGGCGACTTGTCCAACCTC comes from the Balaenoptera ricei isolate mBalRic1 chromosome 16, mBalRic1.hap2, whole genome shotgun sequence genome and includes:
- the RBM34 gene encoding RNA-binding protein 34 isoform X1, whose translation is MALEEKSKRKKKRSAREGENPEDGACGNLAGDYEVGQVASSLFHGRRPSRGSTGRLASLFGSLEPQLQPMYVPVPEETTKKRKRDEEEESSSQIQRPLLQEPAKKMKLKKKLTDADRKLANRENALASADLEEEIHQKQGKKRKNSQSGVKIADKEVLDDVDQTVVNQRKKIQTNQEERLKNERTVFVGNLPVTCNKKKLKSFFKEYGQIESVRFRSLIPAEGILSKKLAAIKRKIHPDQKNINAYVVFKDESAATKALERNGAQIADGFRVRVDLASETSSRDKRSVFVGNLPYKAEESAVEKHFLDCGNTVAVRVVRDPVTGASRGFGYVLFENTDDVHLALKLNNSELMGRKLRVMRCVHKEKLKQNSNPSLKNVSKPKQGLNFTSKNAQHSKSLFIGEKAVVMKKKKKGQKKSGRTKKQKKQK
- the RBM34 gene encoding RNA-binding protein 34 isoform X2 produces the protein MALEEKSKRKKKRSAREGENPEDGACGNLAGDYEVGQVASSLFHGRRPSRGSTGRLASLFGSLEPQLQPMYVPVPEETTKKRKRDEEEESSSQIQRPLLQEPAKKMKLKKKLTDADRKLANRENALASADLEEEIHQKQGKKRKNSQSGVKIADKEVLDDVDQTVVNQRKKIQTNQEERLKNERTVFVGNLPVTCNKKIPAEGILSKKLAAIKRKIHPDQKNINAYVVFKDESAATKALERNGAQIADGFRVRVDLASETSSRDKRSVFVGNLPYKAEESAVEKHFLDCGNTVAVRVVRDPVTGASRGFGYVLFENTDDVHLALKLNNSELMGRKLRVMRCVHKEKLKQNSNPSLKNVSKPKQGLNFTSKNAQHSKSLFIGEKAVVMKKKKKGQKKSGRTKKQKKQK